The region CCTAAAAAATTTATATTTTTAGATTTTAAAGGTAAATTAAGTAGTTCTAAATGTATAATGTGAAAACCATTATTAATTTTATCACAAAGGAAAAATATGAAAAAAATCGTTTTTGGTGCGATGCTTGCAGCTTCTGCTCTTATGGCGGCTGATATCAGCCTAGAAAATGTTAGAGCTAGAGATACAAAACCTGGCACAAACAATAGTGCAATTTTTATGAATATAAAAAATGCTTCAAATTCTGATGTAAAGCTTATTGGCGCTCACTCAAGCGTTTGCAAAAGTACAGAAATTCATACACACAAAATGAATGATGGTATGATGGCTATGGTTCAAATCGAAGATGCAGTGATCCCAAAAAATAGTGAAACAAAACTAGCTCCTGGCGGTTTACACATTATGCTTATGGATCTAAATAAACCATTAAAAGATGGTGATAAAGTTGATTTAGAGCTAAAATTTAGCAATGGCGAGAGCATAAAGCTTGATAATATCGGAGTAACTAAAAACTTTAAATAATGAAAAAAATCATAATTATTTTTTCATTTATCTTTATTGTTTTAGGTGCTTTTTCGATAGGCTATAAGCTTATGACTACAAGCAAAGAAGATCCACCTGAATTTGCCGATGTAAATACATCGCTAGATCCTTTAAAATGTGATCTAAACAATAAAGCTTGTGAGATGGAATTTAATGGCCAAAAGCTAAAAATAGACATCTCACCAAGACCTATTTATGCTATGAGGCCTTTTAGCTTTAAAATCATTAACGGTAAAAATTTAGGGCTAAAAAATCCAAGTCTTGAAATAGACGGCATAAATATGAATATGGGATCAATCAAAGCAAGACTTGAGCCAAGAGGCAATAACTTAACTGCTCAAGTAGTGCTAAGTGCTTGCGTTGTCGAGCTTATGAGATATAGATTTAAAGTACTTGATGACGAAAAAGAAACTGGTTTTTTTGTAGATCTTGATCTAAAATTATAGAGGGTAACGATGAAAAAGGCATTTTGGGGCTTAATAATAATCTTAATTTGTATAGGTGTTGCACTTTTGCTAATAAAGCCAAACAAGTATGATTTTAAGGCACTTTCACAAAATGGTGAAGTAAGTCTTAAAAATTATGACGGAAAGTACAAAGTTATATATTTTGGTTATCTTTTTTGCCCCGATGTCTGCCCTACTGCACTCTCTTTGATTGGCGATGAACTAAATAAACTAAAAAGAGATGACTTTGAGCTACTTTTTATTACGCTTGATCCTGAACGCGATACTCCTGAAAATTTAACTCTAATGGCAAAAAATTTCTACAAAGATGCTGATGGATTAAAACTAAATGCCTTAAAAGAAGTGGCAAAAACCTATGGTGTAAAATTTCAAAAAGTCTGTCTTGAAAACTCAGCCATGGGATATTCCGTAGCACATAGCTCATCGATATATCTTATTGATAAAGCTGGAAATTTCTACAAAGAAATTTCAAATCTAACAAATGAAAACATTGCAGAGAATCTTTTAAATCTAATTAAAGATAGGCCTTAAAAGTTATAAAATTCTAGTAGCCTATCTGAATTAGTAGAAATTAAAATTATTTTTGTCTACTTGCCAAGAAACAAACAAAGAGGATTTAAATTTTATAGAGCTAAAAATAAAAATTTCTAAAAAGAGTCAAAGAGCCTTAGCTCTTTTTATTACTTAACCTTATAGTGTACACTGCCACCATATGCAATATCTTCAGCTTTTACATTATCGTTCATTAAAATTTCACTTATCCTGCCATTTTCTTCTAGCTTTTTCCTATTTTCTTCGGCATCCTCTTGATAGCTATAAACCATCGCAACGCTCACTACGCCGCTAATGCCCTCTATCATCTTAAAAATTCTGATCTCATCTTCGATGCTCTCTGAGCTAACGACCACCACGATCCTATCGTCTGCGTCAGTTATTATTTCACACTCTTTTAGCTTTTTTATCTCATTTTTTACACTTTCATTTCTATTGTCCGTATAAACTATTAAACTTGAAATATTCATTTAATTCTCCAAAACAAAATTTTATTCTCATAAGCTGAAGTTACGACTTCATTGTCGCTTATAAAAACTATACTATTTATCGTACTTTGCCCAGTTTTTAGCATTGCGATATTTTCTAAGCTTTTGCTATCAACTAAATTTACATCGCTCATCTCATCACTCATATAGGCCGCTACTCTACCATCATCGCTAAGGCCGACGCCATAGACCAAAAAGCCGGTATTTATCTTTTTTAGGCTTCCAGCTGAAAATATCCCCACGATCCTGTCGGTGCCTCCGCTGATCATGACGCCATTTTTATATGAGATGTCGTAGATATTGTCTGTATGAATGTCTAAAATTTGATCCATTTTTTTAGCTTTTATATTATAAAAGTAGACCTTCCCACTCTCGCAAGCGATAGCTAGCCTGCTTCTGTCTTCATTTATCTCCATATCTGAGAGCATTGCAATTGAAATTTTAAAGCTGTCATAAATTTCACCACTTTTTAAGTTTAAAAAGTAAATTTCATTGCTGATTGAAGCAAGTGCAATATGCTCATCATCTAAAAATAATGCCTTTTTTGTCGCTTGATTTGGTATTTTTATGCTTTTCATCTGCCCATTTTCTCTTATATAAAGCACCTTTGTAGCATAGTCACCCTCACTTAGGATGAGTATCTTGCCATTTAACTCATCAACGTTTAGAATTTTTGGTCTTTCGTGATCACTAACGTAGGTTTTTATATCATCCATCTTAATGATCTCTTCAAATTTAGACTCTTTAGGATCATAAATTTCAACCGTCCCTCCATCAGTCGCGATAAAGAGTTTGCCATTTATTAGCGTTGTGTTTAGCACATTTGCACTAGCCTCTATTTGCTTATATGGCGTAGTGATCTCGCTTGCAAAGATAAAATTTAATAGACAAAAAATAAAAAACAAAGCTCTCATAAGGCCTCCATTTGAAGTGATTTTTTAAAGCAAACATCAAAGCACTCGCCGCAACTTACGCAGTTTTGATTAATAATAGGTCTAAAAACACCAAGAAATTCGACTGCTTTAAATTTGCAAGCATCAAGGCAGTTGTAGCAGATTGTATTGTTCCATGCTAGACAGCTAGAAACATCGATGCTAACTTTTGCATTTATACTCTTTGGTGAGTTTAAGCTTAATGTCTTCTTACCAAGACTCTCGCAAGCATTTGCGCACTCTTCGCAAAAGTCACAGCCCAGCTTTTTAACTTTAAAAACTACCCTTTCATTTTCAAAGCTAAGAAGCTCTTTTTCACAAGCATTTACGCAGCTAGCATCGCATCCATCGCAGTCAAACTCACCGCTAAAAAATGGCGGAGTTATAAATTTGGGAGCAGGTTTTGCCCCCAAAATTTTACTAAAAAGCTCTCGCCTGCTTTGCATTATTTAACACCATCGTTTAAAACATCTAGCAAGTTTGATTTATGAGTGCCGTTTTTATCTCTAAAATCAGGCTTAAATTTATTACCAACTAGCTGAGTTAAGCCAGTTTGTTGCTCAACGTGGCATGTTGTGCAGTTATATCTTTCATCATCAAGCTTGCCTGCAAGATCTTTTTTATTTCTGATGTCATAAAGGTGAGATGATGGTATCGGTGTTGCTCCACTATCTTTTGCAAACTCAGGCATATGGCAGGTTACGCACATATTCATATCCTTTGTGATAGGCACTAAACCCTCAGTATCGTGTGGGATAAATGGTGGTGCATTTTCAAAAGACCTATCAAATTTCTTTGACATACCAGCTGGCTCTTTTGTGTAGTTCACATCTTTTAATACAACGTCTTTATCGTCTAGCAAATCGATATTTCTAAAGCCGATTTGCGAATCACTAATGCTTGGATTATTAAAAGCACATGCCGCAAAAAACGCAGCACACAATCCTCCAAGCATCATTATTTTTATTTTCATTTTTCTCTCCTTAAATTTCTAATACTAAATTTCAAAGCCCCGTCTCCACAAACATCAATGCACCTACCACAGCTTATGCACTCGCTTGAGCTTACCGAGCGGCTCTCTTTACCGATCATATCAAGCACTTGCATCTCTGGACAAATAAGCTTACATTTCATACATTTTGTACAAGCCTGGGCATCATGTTTTACTCTAATTAGGGCAAATTTTGAGATGATGGCATAAAAGGCACCAAGTGGACAAACGTGCGAGCAAATGCCACGCTTTAACACAAACATATCAAAAGCAATGATCGCAACCGCTATGCCTAAAGCACTAGCTGAGCCGTAAATAACGCCACGCTGAATAATGCCAATATAGCTAACGCTCTCAAATACCGGATAAGACAAAGCAAGGCTTAATATAAGAGCAAGAGCCAGCAAGTAATAACGTAAATTTTTACTCACATTTAAGATTTTTTCGCCCTTAAAGCCAAATTTCTCTCTTAGCTTAAAAGCGATATCGGTTAGTAAATTTATTGGGCATATCCACGAACAAAACGCTCTTGGAGCAACTAGCGCGTAAAATGCAAAGATAATGCCAGCTCCAATAATTGCATTTATGCCGACACTAAAGCTTGCAAGTAAAATTTGAACCAAAGCAAATGGATCACTTAGTGGAATTTTTCCAAAAAGCAAAGATGAGCTTAAATTTCCGCTAAGTATCTTAACTCCATAAAAATTTCCTAGGACAAATAGTGCTAGGATAGAAATTTGAGTTATTCGTCTTAAGATTAAAAATTTCATAGCTCACCACCATTTAGATAATCAGTCGCTTTTTTAATGTCAAGCTTTATTTTGCTGTCTGCATCGTCTATGCGTCTTTCATCTTCTTTTATCCAGCCTTTGACGTAGTTATCGCCTACTTTGCCAAGCACCGCGTCACGGTTTAGCACGGTAATGGCTGCTTTTTTAGTGATACAGGCTCGCTCACATAGGCCACATCCAGTGCAAATGTCACTATCGACCACTGGAAGTAAAAAGGCATGCTTTTGCGTCCTTTCGTTGCGGCGGTATTCAAGATACAAGGCTTTATCTAAAAGAGGACAAGCCCTATAACAAGCATCGCACTGTATACCCCAGTGTGCCACGCAGTTTTTCATATCAACCACCGCAACGCCCATTTTGGCCTTATTTATATCAAGCTTGCCTTTTGTGCTTACTAAATTTACGTCCAAAGCTCCAGTCGGACAGGCTGGCACACAAGGGATATTTTCACACATATAGCAAGGAATTTTTCTAGGCTCAAAATAAGGCGTTCCAATGCTTATGCCATCTTCTAGCGATGAGAGCTTTAGCGTATCAAATGGACAAGCTTCTACGCAAAGCCCACACCTAATGCAGCTTTGTAAAAATTGCTTCTCTTCTTTTGCACCAGGAGGCCTAAGAAGCATAAGTGGCGAAGCTTTGGCACTAAGCGACCAAACAAAGCCTCCGCCAAGAGCCAAAAGTGCTACTTTTGCTCCAAATTTTAAAGCCTCTCGCCTACTTGAAAATCCCATATCGCTCACCTATGCTTTATAAATTTTAACCGCACACTTTTTATAATCAGTCTCTTTTGAGATTGGGCAAGTAGCGTCTAGTGTGACTTTATTGATAAATACGTTTTCATCAAACCAAGGCACATAAATAAGACCTACTGGTGGCTTATTTCTACCTTTTAGATCAACTCTTGCTTTTACCTTGCCACGACGTGATTCGACCCAAACGATCTCATTTTGCATTACGCCAAGATTTTTAGCATCATCTTCATGCATATAGCAAAGTGCCTCTGGAACAGCCCTATAAAGCTCAGGAACACGCATGGTCATAGTGCCTGAGTGCCAGTGCTCTAGAACACGGCCAGTACATAGCCAGAACGGATACTCTTTGCTTGGCATCTCGCATGGATCCATGTAAGGGCGGAAGAAAATTTTTGCTTTGTTTGCAAGAGATGTTTTATCTTTATTTGTAACGCCTTTTAGATCGCCTGTTGGAAGAGCTGCATTTTTGTTGCCGTAGAATGCAAATTTCTCATTTGGGGCAGCTTTTTTAGCGTATGGGTCAAATTTAGTATTAAATCTCCACTGAGTCTCTTTGCCATCAACTACTGGCCATCTAAGACCTCTTACCTTATGGTATGTGTCAAAATCAGCTAGGTCGTGACCATGTCCAACACCAAATTTTCTATACTCTTCCCAAAGATATTTATGGACGAAAAATCCATATCCTTTAAATTCTTTGCCATCTGAGCCGATCACCTTTCTGCTATCGCCAAATACTTCTGTATTGTCGTAGTTTTCTATGATCGGATCGTTTGCACTAAATTTCTTAGCCTCTTCGTTAGCAAAAAGTACATCAAATAGCGTATCTTCTTCGCTATACCCCATAGCTTTTGCAGCATCAAGCACATTTGGAAGTGTAACTTTGTCATTTACTTTTTTCTCACCCCAAACATCTTTTAGCTTAAAGCGTTTACTAAACTCCATCATTTGCCAAATATCAGGCATCGCTTCGCCAACCGGAAGTACTTGCTGTCTCCAGTGTTGTGTTCTTCTCTCGGCGTTACCGTATGCGCCCCATTTTTCATAGATCATCGCAGTTGGGAGGATAAGGTCAGCTACTTTTGCAGAAATTCCTGGATAAGGATCGCTTACAACGATGAAGTTATCCATCTCACGAGCTGCTTTTATCCAGTGGTTTGCATTTGCAGTATTTTGCCATGGGTTGTTTACTTGAACCCAGATAAATTTAACCTTACCATCTTCAAGATCACGCATCATTTTTACGTAGTGAGAAGCGAGCACACCACTTAGTGTTCCAGCAGGAAGTTTCCAAATTTTTTCAGTTATCTCTCTATGTTTTGGATTCTCAATAACCATGTCAGCTGGTAAGCGGTGAACAAATGTTCCAACCTCTCTTGCAGTACCACACGCACTTGGTTGGCCAGTTAGAGAAAACGCTCCTGAGCCTGGAAGTGCTTGTTTACCAAGCAAGAAATGAACCATATAAGCTTGCTCATTTACCCATGTACCACGTTGGTGTTGGTTAAAGCCCATAGTCCAGAAACTTACGACTTTGCGGTTTTTCTCTATATAAAGATCAGCAAGTGCTTTTAATTTTTTCTTAAATTCTTCTATATCTTCGTTTGGATCGCCCTTTGCCACCTTTGCTGTAAAGTCAAGCGTGTAAGGCGCAAGAGCTTTTTTAAACTCTTCAAATGTTATTTGCCAATGTGCGCCAGATTTTGCAGCATTTTTATTTTCTAGCGTATCGCCAGCTTTTAGTCCA is a window of Campylobacter concisus DNA encoding:
- a CDS encoding copper chaperone PCu(A)C; protein product: MKKIVFGAMLAASALMAADISLENVRARDTKPGTNNSAIFMNIKNASNSDVKLIGAHSSVCKSTEIHTHKMNDGMMAMVQIEDAVIPKNSETKLAPGGLHIMLMDLNKPLKDGDKVDLELKFSNGESIKLDNIGVTKNFK
- a CDS encoding 4Fe-4S ferredoxin, which encodes MQSRRELFSKILGAKPAPKFITPPFFSGEFDCDGCDASCVNACEKELLSFENERVVFKVKKLGCDFCEECANACESLGKKTLSLNSPKSINAKVSIDVSSCLAWNNTICYNCLDACKFKAVEFLGVFRPIINQNCVSCGECFDVCFKKSLQMEAL
- the napA gene encoding nitrate reductase catalytic subunit NapA, producing the protein MNRREFIKSAAASAACASAGIAVPSSLSAASEAEKGWRWDKAACRFCGTGCGIMVATKEGKIVAVKGDPEAPVNRGLNCIKGYFNAKIMYGEDRITHPLLRVNEKGEFDKKGKFKQVSWKQAFDVMEAQFRKAYNELGPHGIGVLGSGQYTIPEGYAAVKLIKGGFRSNSIDPNARHCMASAVVGFMQVFGIDEPSGCFDDIELTDTIVAWGANMAEMHPILWARVSDRKLSDPDRVKVVNLSTYSTRTSNLADIEIIFAPSSDLAIWNYIAREIVYNHPEMIDEEFVKKHCVFTTGPADIGYGLRPDIHHKKYAPSELDTAATEKSKVLSEAEGVTLAYLGLKAGDTLENKNAAKSGAHWQITFEEFKKALAPYTLDFTAKVAKGDPNEDIEEFKKKLKALADLYIEKNRKVVSFWTMGFNQHQRGTWVNEQAYMVHFLLGKQALPGSGAFSLTGQPSACGTAREVGTFVHRLPADMVIENPKHREITEKIWKLPAGTLSGVLASHYVKMMRDLEDGKVKFIWVQVNNPWQNTANANHWIKAAREMDNFIVVSDPYPGISAKVADLILPTAMIYEKWGAYGNAERRTQHWRQQVLPVGEAMPDIWQMMEFSKRFKLKDVWGEKKVNDKVTLPNVLDAAKAMGYSEEDTLFDVLFANEEAKKFSANDPIIENYDNTEVFGDSRKVIGSDGKEFKGYGFFVHKYLWEEYRKFGVGHGHDLADFDTYHKVRGLRWPVVDGKETQWRFNTKFDPYAKKAAPNEKFAFYGNKNAALPTGDLKGVTNKDKTSLANKAKIFFRPYMDPCEMPSKEYPFWLCTGRVLEHWHSGTMTMRVPELYRAVPEALCYMHEDDAKNLGVMQNEIVWVESRRGKVKARVDLKGRNKPPVGLIYVPWFDENVFINKVTLDATCPISKETDYKKCAVKIYKA
- the napG gene encoding ferredoxin-type protein NapG; this encodes MGFSSRREALKFGAKVALLALGGGFVWSLSAKASPLMLLRPPGAKEEKQFLQSCIRCGLCVEACPFDTLKLSSLEDGISIGTPYFEPRKIPCYMCENIPCVPACPTGALDVNLVSTKGKLDINKAKMGVAVVDMKNCVAHWGIQCDACYRACPLLDKALYLEYRRNERTQKHAFLLPVVDSDICTGCGLCERACITKKAAITVLNRDAVLGKVGDNYVKGWIKEDERRIDDADSKIKLDIKKATDYLNGGEL
- a CDS encoding WD40 repeat domain-containing protein, producing the protein MRALFFIFCLLNFIFASEITTPYKQIEASANVLNTTLINGKLFIATDGGTVEIYDPKESKFEEIIKMDDIKTYVSDHERPKILNVDELNGKILILSEGDYATKVLYIRENGQMKSIKIPNQATKKALFLDDEHIALASISNEIYFLNLKSGEIYDSFKISIAMLSDMEINEDRSRLAIACESGKVYFYNIKAKKMDQILDIHTDNIYDISYKNGVMISGGTDRIVGIFSAGSLKKINTGFLVYGVGLSDDGRVAAYMSDEMSDVNLVDSKSLENIAMLKTGQSTINSIVFISDNEVVTSAYENKILFWRIK
- a CDS encoding nitrate reductase cytochrome c-type subunit, producing MKIKIMMLGGLCAAFFAACAFNNPSISDSQIGFRNIDLLDDKDVVLKDVNYTKEPAGMSKKFDRSFENAPPFIPHDTEGLVPITKDMNMCVTCHMPEFAKDSGATPIPSSHLYDIRNKKDLAGKLDDERYNCTTCHVEQQTGLTQLVGNKFKPDFRDKNGTHKSNLLDVLNDGVK
- a CDS encoding chaperone NapD gives rise to the protein MNISSLIVYTDNRNESVKNEIKKLKECEIITDADDRIVVVVSSESIEDEIRIFKMIEGISGVVSVAMVYSYQEDAEENRKKLEENGRISEILMNDNVKAEDIAYGGSVHYKVK
- the napH gene encoding quinol dehydrogenase ferredoxin subunit NapH is translated as MKFLILRRITQISILALFVLGNFYGVKILSGNLSSSLLFGKIPLSDPFALVQILLASFSVGINAIIGAGIIFAFYALVAPRAFCSWICPINLLTDIAFKLREKFGFKGEKILNVSKNLRYYLLALALILSLALSYPVFESVSYIGIIQRGVIYGSASALGIAVAIIAFDMFVLKRGICSHVCPLGAFYAIISKFALIRVKHDAQACTKCMKCKLICPEMQVLDMIGKESRSVSSSECISCGRCIDVCGDGALKFSIRNLRREK
- a CDS encoding SCO family protein produces the protein MKKAFWGLIIILICIGVALLLIKPNKYDFKALSQNGEVSLKNYDGKYKVIYFGYLFCPDVCPTALSLIGDELNKLKRDDFELLFITLDPERDTPENLTLMAKNFYKDADGLKLNALKEVAKTYGVKFQKVCLENSAMGYSVAHSSSIYLIDKAGNFYKEISNLTNENIAENLLNLIKDRP